GTTTTAGCGGCCACCGTCCCAGTTTGTTTCTTCCGTTTCAGCCATAGGTCTAATGTATTACGACTAATATTGAGGGTGCGACAGACATGGCTTTTTTTCTCCCCTCGCTCTACGGCACTCACTGCTTTCTGTCTTAAATCATCACTATAGGGTGCTGCCATGAAAGCTTCTCCTCATTTCTTTTTCTCTATTATGTCCTAACTATCCCGCTCTTTGCTATAAATATCCGAAAAAAAATGCTGAGTCCCCGGTTGAATATCTAGAGCTTTTAGAGGTTGATAGTTTTCTTCACCTGATAATAGCAAAGATGTTCCCTTCTTTTGTCTCAGAATAAAGGCTATCCCCTTTTCGTCTAGCCACTTTCCTAGTTGAACACTGTGAAATTCTCGGTCGCCTATCACGACAACTGGGTAGGATTTCAAAAATTTTAATACCGGCTTGAGAAAGTTTTTTTGGTTCCCTAAATTACTGCTTCCTTGTTTATCTAACAATATCCAGTACACAGGTAACGCCCTTTTTCCACAAATAACACTAGCTACAAACAAATTTCTTCCTTTCCAATCTGTTCGGTCAATTACCAATAATAGATGTCCCAGATGCTTAAGTTTTTTCAGTTTTCTTCTTTGATGTCGATTTTTATTTTTTTCGCTAAACTCTTGCTTAATAATGTGTTTAATTAGCGGAAACCATAACAATTTTACACTTAATTGCGGTAACTTGAGAAACCTTTGTAAATTTCTTCTTCTGCTTTCAAAGGTAATTGGTTGGGGAAATAAGGCGGCCAATCTCTCCAATTGTACTGTTCTATGGCTTTGTAGGAGCAGTATAAGAATTTGTAGAGTCAGATATTGTGCTTGTGTCAAGCTAGCTTGTAAACAGGCCTGATAGAATGATGGTAACATATTGAAATTTTGGGTGGTTGTCTCAACCACTCTATTTCTTTTGGGTTCATTTGGCTAGAGTCTTTATCTTGATTACCTTTGAACCCCTTTGTCACCCCTTGAGGTAGCTTATACTCAACGGATTTAGTATGATTGACGAATTTGCGTTATTTCAGCTTCTATTTTCAAGTCAGGGAGCAGGGGAGCGGGGAGATGGGAGACCACTTCGTGCGCGTTGCGGGGGGAGTGGTCACTGATAACTGATAACTGGTCACTGATAACTGATGACTGAAAAAGGTGGGAATTACCCACCTTAAACTTGATTTTTGCCGAATTTTTCTAGCGACTGCTCCGATCTTGGTCTAAGACGCTGACGGGGAAATTATTATAACTAACGTGATGTTTGCTAGTTTTTTGAATTTCTTCTTTGATTTGATCTAGATCAACATAGCGATCGGCTACATTAATTAAACTATCACTGGTCATTGATCGCAAACTAACCACTTCCACTCGCGCACCACGGTAACTGACGGAATCGGCAGCATAGGCCAAATCCCCATCACCACTGACAATTACTGCGGTATCATAGGAACCCACTAGCGCCATTAAATCTACGGCAATTTCCACGTCGAGATTGGCTTTTTTGGAACCATCGGGTAATTGTACTAGGTCTTTAGCGATGACTCGATAACCATTGCGACGCATCCAGAGGAGAAATCCCTGCTGTTTTTCGTTAGTGCGATCAACTCCAGTATAAAAGAAGGCGCGCAAGAGACGAGAACCGGCAGTTAAACGACAAAGTAATTTGGTGTAGTCAATTTCGATACCTAATTGCAGAGCCGCATAAAATAAATTGGAACCATCGATAAAAATCGCCACACGACCGCGATTTTCTAGCACTTGTTCGGGGGTGAAGACTGGGGCTGTGTCATAATCATCAAACATTTTTTTCCCTCGTTTGTTAAAAGTTTAGTGTTGAGTGTTTGCCAGTTGTATCCCAAAGGACAACAGACCTTAAAAAATAGAGTTATTAAAAAATTCCTTTAGGAATCGTTTAACGGCAGTTCTAGTTTAGAAAAGATCGGTTCAGGTGTTCCTAGTTGTGGATTTGTGGGTAATCCCCATTGACAGTGTTTGGAAAAAGAGACACGATCAGGGGAGTTTTCCCCGTCCTCCGACCTGAAAGTATTAAAATCAATAACAAAACCTAGTTGTTGATAAATTTTACTGCTCAAGGTCGGTATTATCGGTGAGAGTAGGTAGGCAGAGAGTCTTACGGATTCCAAAACTGCGTAGAGGACTTGTTCTACTGCTGCCTGTTGTTTCTGTTTAAATAAACTCCAGGGCGCACTTTCATCGATAAACTTGTTACTAGCACGAATTAACGCCAGTATTTCCTCACAGGCTTGATTAAATTGTAGCGCATCATACTTCTGTTCAACAATGCCCCCTAGATTGATCCCCATATTCTTAAGACGATTATCGTTGGGGATATCTACGCCAGTCAACTGGGGGGGGATATTTTGGCAGTATTTTTTAACCATGCCTAGGGTGCGATTGAGGAGGTTGCCTAAATCGTTGGCTAAATCCGCGTTAAGAATATTAACAAATCTGGTTTCCTGAAAATCGCCATCCTGTCCTAATTCAATCTCTTTGACGAAATAGTAACGGACGGCATCGGCCCCATAGCGCTCAACCAAATCGAAGGGATCGAGGGTATTACCGAGACTTTTGCCCATTTTCCGCCCGTCTTTGGTCAAAAAGCCATGGCCGAATACTCTTTTGGGCAAGGGTAAACCCGCCGACATTAGCATAGCCGGCCAATAAATGGCATGGAATCTTAATATATCTTTACCGATCAGATGCAGATCGATCGGCCACCATTTGGCCAAGGCATTTTCTAGGGTGGGTTCGTCTTCGGGGTCGAGAAGGGCGGTAACATAGCCAAGAAGGGCATCAAACCAAACGTAGATGGTATGCTGACCATCGTGGGGAATGGGAAACCCCCAAGCCACATTAACCCTAGAGATGGAGAAGTCCTGTAGTCCTTGGTTGACGAAGTTGAGAACCTCATTACGTCGGCTTTCTGGTTGAATAAAATCGGGTTGCTCTTGGTAAAGTTGTTCTAGTTGTGCCTGATACTTAGAGAGACGGAAAAAATAGTTTTCCTCGTCGCGCCATTCGGCGGCCAGATTAGTATGAATGGGACAACAGCCATTATCTAACAGTTCTCTTTTTTCCTTAAATTCTTCACAGGCGACGCAATACCAACCCTGTTGGCGATCAAGATAGATATCGCCCTTTTCCCAGACTCTTTCAAAAAATTCGTTAACAATTGCCTGATGACGGGGGGCAGTGGTGCGACTAAAGCGATCGTACTGGATGTGTAGCTTTGCCCAGAGATTGGCAAAACTGGTGGCGATGCGATCGCAGTGTTCCTGGGGATTGAGTCCTTTGGCTGCCGCAGTCCGTTCGATTTTCTGTCCGTGTTCGTCGGTTCCTGTAA
This Microcystis wesenbergii NRERC-220 DNA region includes the following protein-coding sequences:
- a CDS encoding transposase; amino-acid sequence: MLPSFYQACLQASLTQAQYLTLQILILLLQSHRTVQLERLAALFPQPITFESRRRNLQRFLKLPQLSVKLLWFPLIKHIIKQEFSEKNKNRHQRRKLKKLKHLGHLLLVIDRTDWKGRNLFVASVICGKRALPVYWILLDKQGSSNLGNQKNFLKPVLKFLKSYPVVVIGDREFHSVQLGKWLDEKGIAFILRQKKGTSLLLSGEENYQPLKALDIQPGTQHFFSDIYSKERDS
- a CDS encoding LabA-like NYN domain-containing protein, which gives rise to MFDDYDTAPVFTPEQVLENRGRVAIFIDGSNLFYAALQLGIEIDYTKLLCRLTAGSRLLRAFFYTGVDRTNEKQQGFLLWMRRNGYRVIAKDLVQLPDGSKKANLDVEIAVDLMALVGSYDTAVIVSGDGDLAYAADSVSYRGARVEVVSLRSMTSDSLINVADRYVDLDQIKEEIQKTSKHHVSYNNFPVSVLDQDRSSR
- the metG gene encoding methionine--tRNA ligase, which translates into the protein MNDLNERKTFALTTPLYYVNDIPHIGSAYTTIVADVMARWQRLQGNSVLLITGTDEHGQKIERTAAAKGLNPQEHCDRIATSFANLWAKLHIQYDRFSRTTAPRHQAIVNEFFERVWEKGDIYLDRQQGWYCVACEEFKEKRELLDNGCCPIHTNLAAEWRDEENYFFRLSKYQAQLEQLYQEQPDFIQPESRRNEVLNFVNQGLQDFSISRVNVAWGFPIPHDGQHTIYVWFDALLGYVTALLDPEDEPTLENALAKWWPIDLHLIGKDILRFHAIYWPAMLMSAGLPLPKRVFGHGFLTKDGRKMGKSLGNTLDPFDLVERYGADAVRYYFVKEIELGQDGDFQETRFVNILNADLANDLGNLLNRTLGMVKKYCQNIPPQLTGVDIPNDNRLKNMGINLGGIVEQKYDALQFNQACEEILALIRASNKFIDESAPWSLFKQKQQAAVEQVLYAVLESVRLSAYLLSPIIPTLSSKIYQQLGFVIDFNTFRSEDGENSPDRVSFSKHCQWGLPTNPQLGTPEPIFSKLELPLNDS